The following proteins come from a genomic window of Miscanthus floridulus cultivar M001 chromosome 2, ASM1932011v1, whole genome shotgun sequence:
- the LOC136535703 gene encoding uncharacterized protein isoform X2: MQCNPQAQSSRAQQPRKFPLSPHAMQSASAAAPSALLLSIFPKDSRPLPCLLLTSLLLLLTLHLLSSSSSSPAPSPPPPPQPRLAPLPSAASAGPAPPSLAFLLTGSAGDADRLQRLLLATYHPRNVYLLLLDRAASADDRARLACSARAAPGRDNVHVVGDPGFANPRGASALAATLHGAALLLRVDQGWDWFVHLDADEYPLVTPDDLLHAFSYLPKDLNFIQHTSYIGWKEERQIRPIIVDPGLYLSSRNDIFYATQKHDLPNAYKLFTGSQIENPVVIPEEPEEQLEVQQQEVPEVNEEDVEELPECPDHRPSSFERGKPRSIFLPMTNTRRTTYEAAEPGANGAGTGGGGGGNHSNNNEPPHEPHLPPPPPVTPEMFLAQLLGSQRNTEQSQKNMEDLLRTIANNVQRGNNQGGGIGVNQYSSFKDFMDTRPPVFKEATEPLDAEEWINTMEDKFRVLRMTEVLKTEYAALQLQGPAGMWWKHHRTTFPPNAQISWREFAEAFRGVYIPPGLTEMKLGEFLALNQGTKTVTQYLHAFNNLCRYAPDMVDTDAKRIASFKRGLNPKMMKHVGTNNRVRFNDFISDCLKQEKNNNASTAAKTRKRAFEGGPSQARAPMGGRPPYRPSAPGARFRPPQPRSQNFRGPQKPYKMAVQPNKAAATAVQGSSKGAVGSAGTVRGPCYNCDQPGHFSRFCPYPPKKKQQTYNARVHSTTVDEIPEGEPVTAGSQTENPVVIPEEPEEQLEVQQQEVPEVNEEDVEELPECPDHRPSSFERDGQMYYGYCINCLYPAMGDA; this comes from the exons ATGCAATGCAATCCGCAGGCGCAGAGCAGCAGAGCGCAGCAGCCCAGAAAATTTCCCCTCTCCCCGCATGCAATGCAATCCGCCTCGGCGGCCGCGCCCTCCGCCTTGCTGCTCAGCATCTTCCCCAAGGACTCCCGCCCGCTCCCGTGCCTTCTCCTCActtccctgctgctgctgctgaccctccacctcctctcctcctcctcctcctcccccgccccctcgccgcctccaccaccacagccCCGCCTCGCGCCGCTCCCCTCCGCAGCCTCCGCGGGCCCCGCGCCGCCCTCGCTCGCGTTCCTCCTCACGGGATCCGCGGGCGACGCCGACCGCCTCCAGCGGCTGCTCCTCGCCACCTACCACCCCCGCAACGTCTACCTCCTCCTGCTCGACCGCGCCGCCTCCGCGGACGACCGCGCACGGCTCGCTTGCAGCGCGCGGGCTGCCCCCGGCCGCGACAACGTCCATGTCGTCGGGGACCCCGGGTTCGCCAACCCGCGCGGGGCCTCCGCGCTCGCCGCCACGCTGCACGGCGCCGCGCTGCTGCTGAGGGTCGACCAGGGCTGGGACTGGTTCGTGCACCTCGACGCCGATGAGTACCCGCTCGTGACACCCGATG ACCTCCTGCATGCTTTTTCATACCTACCGAAGGATCTCAACTTCATTCAGCATACTAGCTATATTGGTTGGAAGGA GGAAAGACAAATAAGGCCAATCATCGTTGATCCTGGTCTATATCTCTCATCCAGGAATGACATTTTTTATGCCACCCAAAAGCATGATCTACCAAATGCTTATAAACTGTTTACAG gatcgcaaatcgagaacccagtcgtcatacccgaggagccagaggagcagctcgaggtgcagcagcaggaagtgccagaagtcaacgaggaggacgttgaggaacttccggagtgccccgatcatcgtccgagctccttcgagagaggcaagccccggagcatttttctcccg atgacaaacactcgccgaaccacgtatgaggccgctgagcccggtgccaacggtgcagggactggtggtggtggtggtggaaaccacagcaacaacaatgaacctccccatgaaccgcatttgccacctccgccCCCGGTTACCCCcgaaatgttcctcgcacagctactcgggagtcagcgcaacacagaacaatctcagaagaacatggaggatcttctcagaaccatcgccaacaacgttcaacgtggtaacaatcaaggtggtggcataggagtgaaccaatatagcagcttcaaagatttcatggacaccaggccaccagtcttcaaggaagcaacagagccacttgatgctgaggaatggatcaacacgatggaagataaattccgtgtgttgagaatgactgaggtgctaaaaacggagtatgctgcacttcaattgcaaggaccggcgggaatgtggtggaagcaccatcgcaccaccttccctccaaatgctcagatttcttggagagagtttgctgaggccttccgcggagtctatattccacccgggctgacagagatgaagttgggagagtttctggcattgaaccagggtaccaagaccgtgacgcaatacctgcatgctttcaacaacttatgtcgctatgctcccgacatggttgacacagatgctaagagaatagccagttttaagaggggtctcaatccaaaaatgatgaagcatgttggtactaacaaccgcgtcagattcaacgacttcatcagtgactgtctgaagcaggagaagaataacaacgccagcaccgcagccaagacacgcaagagagccttcgaaggtgggccgtctcaagctagagcacctatgggaggtcgtcctccttatcgcccatcggcacctggcgctagattcaggccacctcagccaagaagccagaatttccgtggacctcaaaagccgtacaagatggcagtacagcccaacaaagcagccgcaactgcggtacaaggcagttccaagggagctgtgggatctgccgggacagtgagaggaccctgctataactgtgatcaacccggtcatttctcgaggttttgtccatacccgcccaagaagaagcagcagacttataatgctagagtgcacagtaccacagtggatgaaattccagagggagagcccgtcactgctg gatcgcaaaccgagaacccagtcgtcatacccgaggagccagaggagcagctcgaggtgcagcagcaggaagtgccagaagtcaacgaggaggacgttgaggaacttccggagtgccccgatcaccgtccgagctccttcgagagag atgggcagatgtactatggctactgtatcaactgcctgtatcctgcgatgggtgatgcttag
- the LOC136537449 gene encoding uncharacterized protein produces MPEVQFCMEYAKEKIKENFPIRGKTDLLKRILTIIDKRWKDQMDQPLYGAALYLNPNKYFDLKIDDVMAGKLRSAFTEVLSKMVPNQDLQNKIDDQALEYEDLRGSFSNKIAINNIKTKSPIEWWRSYGGKAVELQRFVKRVVGLCASASGCERCWSTFESIHTKKRNMLEHKRLNDLVYVQYNRKMAVRFQKRHEKGAGSFDPLCLEDFDWNNEWVDVDAELVHNGCGLEITWDQVDEAIGASQMYRGRNFPRAAHGDATNIDRTYTRRRSAAATAPIKRTYEPQEDKDMEDDNSDEEYLVDDVKVDDYGEIAHIVADESDQAAGGGGGNSDPFVMEDDFY; encoded by the exons ATGCCAGaggttcagttttgtatggaatatgcaaaggaaaagattaaagaaaattTCCCTATTAGGGGAAAGACAGACTTGCTTAAGCGTATCTTGACAATCATTGACAAGCGTTGGAAAGATCAAATGGACCAACCATTATATGGGGCAGCACTATatttgaacccaaacaagtattTTGACCTGAAAATAGATGATGTTATGGCTGGTAAGCTAAGGTCTGCATTTACTGAGGTTCTTTCAAAAATGGTGCCTAACCAAGATCTTCAAAACAAGATTGATGACCAAGCTTTGGAATATGAGGACTTAAGGGGTAGCTTCAGCAACAAAATTGCAATCAACAACATCAAAACCAAGTCTCCTA TTGAATGGTGGCGTTCATATGGTGGCAAAGCAGTAGAGCTTCAAAGATTTGTAAAACGTGTTGTTGGGCTTTGTGCTTCGGCTTCAGGTTGTGAGCGTTGTTGGAGCACATTTGAGTCA ATTCATACTAAGAAAAGAAACATGTTAGAGCATAAAAGGCTTAATGATTTGGTCTATGTTCAGTACAACCGAAAGATGGCAGTGAGGTTTCAAAAGCGACATGAGAAAGGAGCAGGCAGCTTTGATCCTTTGTGTTTGGAAGACTTTGATTGGAACAATGAATGGGTTGATGTGGATGCAGAACTAGTCCATAATGGTTGTGGACTTGAAATTACATGGGATCAAGTTGATGAGGCTATTGGTGCATCCCAAATGTATCGTGGTCGTAATTTCCCTAGGGCAGCCCACGGCGATGCAACTAATATTGATAGAACTTATACTCGTAGGCGGTCTGCAGCAGCTACTGCCCCAATTAAGAGGACTTATGAACCACAGGAGGATAAAGACATGGAAGATGATAACTCTGATGAAGAATATCTGGTTGATGATGTGAAAGTTGATGACTATGGTGAAATTGCACATATTGTTGCTGACGAAAGTGATCaagctgctggtggtggtggtggcaattCAGATCCTTTTGTGATGGAGGATGACTTCTATTGA
- the LOC136535703 gene encoding uncharacterized protein isoform X1: protein MQCNPQAQSSRAQQPRKFPLSPHAMQSASAAAPSALLLSIFPKDSRPLPCLLLTSLLLLLTLHLLSSSSSSPAPSPPPPPQPRLAPLPSAASAGPAPPSLAFLLTGSAGDADRLQRLLLATYHPRNVYLLLLDRAASADDRARLACSARAAPGRDNVHVVGDPGFANPRGASALAATLHGAALLLRVDQGWDWFVHLDADEYPLVTPDDLLHAFSYLPKDLNFIQHTSYIGWKEERQIRPIIVDPGLYLSSRNDIFYATQKHDLPNAYKLFTGSQIENPVVIPEEPEEQLEVQQQEVPEVNEEDVEELPECPDHRPSSFERGKPRSIFLPMTNTRRTTYEAAEPGANGAGTGGGGGGNHSNNNEPPHEPHLPPPPPVTPEMFLAQLLGSQRNTEQSQKNMEDLLRTIANNVQRGNNQGGGIGVNQYSSFKDFMDTRPPVFKEATEPLDAEEWINTMEDKFRVLRMTEVLKTEYAALQLQGPAGMWWKHHRTTFPPNAQISWREFAEAFRGVYIPPGLTEMKLGEFLALNQGTKTVTQYLHAFNNLCRYAPDMVDTDAKRIASFKRGLNPKMMKHVGTNNRVRFNDFISDCLKQEKNNNASTAAKTRKRAFEGGPSQARAPMGGRPPYRPSAPGARFRPPQPRSQNFRGPQKPYKMAVQPNKAAATAVQGSSKGAVGSAGTVRGPCYNCDQPGHFSRFCPYPPKKKQQTYNARVHSTTVDEIPEGEPVTAGSQTENPVVIPEEPEEQLEVQQQEVPEVNEEDVEELPECPDHRPSSFERGSSSVILSRKFIEYCIVGMDNLPRTQLMYCTNMPLPHRKYFQTVLCNSPEFNKTVVNHDLHYSTWDAHSKNEPRLLTIDDVENMTDSGAAFGTRFPKDDHVLDHIDAEILHRLPGEPVTGGWCIGVGHDSPCDISGNPDVLRPGPKAIKLAKFLAERLSYQNFYGHQCIWD from the exons ATGCAATGCAATCCGCAGGCGCAGAGCAGCAGAGCGCAGCAGCCCAGAAAATTTCCCCTCTCCCCGCATGCAATGCAATCCGCCTCGGCGGCCGCGCCCTCCGCCTTGCTGCTCAGCATCTTCCCCAAGGACTCCCGCCCGCTCCCGTGCCTTCTCCTCActtccctgctgctgctgctgaccctccacctcctctcctcctcctcctcctcccccgccccctcgccgcctccaccaccacagccCCGCCTCGCGCCGCTCCCCTCCGCAGCCTCCGCGGGCCCCGCGCCGCCCTCGCTCGCGTTCCTCCTCACGGGATCCGCGGGCGACGCCGACCGCCTCCAGCGGCTGCTCCTCGCCACCTACCACCCCCGCAACGTCTACCTCCTCCTGCTCGACCGCGCCGCCTCCGCGGACGACCGCGCACGGCTCGCTTGCAGCGCGCGGGCTGCCCCCGGCCGCGACAACGTCCATGTCGTCGGGGACCCCGGGTTCGCCAACCCGCGCGGGGCCTCCGCGCTCGCCGCCACGCTGCACGGCGCCGCGCTGCTGCTGAGGGTCGACCAGGGCTGGGACTGGTTCGTGCACCTCGACGCCGATGAGTACCCGCTCGTGACACCCGATG ACCTCCTGCATGCTTTTTCATACCTACCGAAGGATCTCAACTTCATTCAGCATACTAGCTATATTGGTTGGAAGGA GGAAAGACAAATAAGGCCAATCATCGTTGATCCTGGTCTATATCTCTCATCCAGGAATGACATTTTTTATGCCACCCAAAAGCATGATCTACCAAATGCTTATAAACTGTTTACAG gatcgcaaatcgagaacccagtcgtcatacccgaggagccagaggagcagctcgaggtgcagcagcaggaagtgccagaagtcaacgaggaggacgttgaggaacttccggagtgccccgatcatcgtccgagctccttcgagagaggcaagccccggagcatttttctcccg atgacaaacactcgccgaaccacgtatgaggccgctgagcccggtgccaacggtgcagggactggtggtggtggtggtggaaaccacagcaacaacaatgaacctccccatgaaccgcatttgccacctccgccCCCGGTTACCCCcgaaatgttcctcgcacagctactcgggagtcagcgcaacacagaacaatctcagaagaacatggaggatcttctcagaaccatcgccaacaacgttcaacgtggtaacaatcaaggtggtggcataggagtgaaccaatatagcagcttcaaagatttcatggacaccaggccaccagtcttcaaggaagcaacagagccacttgatgctgaggaatggatcaacacgatggaagataaattccgtgtgttgagaatgactgaggtgctaaaaacggagtatgctgcacttcaattgcaaggaccggcgggaatgtggtggaagcaccatcgcaccaccttccctccaaatgctcagatttcttggagagagtttgctgaggccttccgcggagtctatattccacccgggctgacagagatgaagttgggagagtttctggcattgaaccagggtaccaagaccgtgacgcaatacctgcatgctttcaacaacttatgtcgctatgctcccgacatggttgacacagatgctaagagaatagccagttttaagaggggtctcaatccaaaaatgatgaagcatgttggtactaacaaccgcgtcagattcaacgacttcatcagtgactgtctgaagcaggagaagaataacaacgccagcaccgcagccaagacacgcaagagagccttcgaaggtgggccgtctcaagctagagcacctatgggaggtcgtcctccttatcgcccatcggcacctggcgctagattcaggccacctcagccaagaagccagaatttccgtggacctcaaaagccgtacaagatggcagtacagcccaacaaagcagccgcaactgcggtacaaggcagttccaagggagctgtgggatctgccgggacagtgagaggaccctgctataactgtgatcaacccggtcatttctcgaggttttgtccatacccgcccaagaagaagcagcagacttataatgctagagtgcacagtaccacagtggatgaaattccagagggagagcccgtcactgctg gatcgcaaaccgagaacccagtcgtcatacccgaggagccagaggagcagctcgaggtgcagcagcaggaagtgccagaagtcaacgaggaggacgttgaggaacttccggagtgccccgatcaccgtccgagctccttcgagagag GCTCTTCATCTGTTATCCTTTCTCGGAAATTTATTGAATATTGTATTGTTGGTATGGATAATCTGCCAAGAACTCAGCTGATGTACTGCACTAACATGCCCTTGCCACACAGGAAGTATTTTCAGACAGTTCTTTGCAACTCCCCTGAATTCAACAAGACTGTAGTTAACCATGATCTGCACTATTCAACATGGGATGCTCATTCCAAAAACGAGCCACGCCTACTGACTATAGATGACGTAGAAAATATGACCGATAGTGGTGCAGCCTTTGGGACTAGATTTCCGAAAGATGatcatgtgcttgatcacattgaTGCCGAAATTTTACACCGCCTTCCTGGAGAGCCAGTTACAGGAGGATGGTGCATAGGTGTTGGGCATGACAGTCCATGCGACATTTCAGGTAACCCAGATGTTCTTAGACCTGGGCCTAAGGCTATAAAACTTGCTAAGTTCCTTGCTGAAAGGCTGTCATATCAGAACTTTTATGGCCATCAATGTATATGGGATTGA